Proteins co-encoded in one Nicotiana sylvestris chromosome 7, ASM39365v2, whole genome shotgun sequence genomic window:
- the LOC104218913 gene encoding uncharacterized protein — protein MATSLAAMTARRAATFTRSPISSSTTQPASLAQRRGLAGAADHHGPPKVNCWKEPMNPAQWKEEHFVIVSLSGWGLLFYGGYKLFTGGKKNKEETLVQAAQ, from the exons ATGGCAACTTCATTGGCAGCGATGACGGCTCGTCGAGCCGCAACCTTCACTCGCTCCCCAATCTCAAGCTCTACGACTCAACCAGCTTCTCTTGCTCAACGCCGCGGCCTTGCCGGCGCTGCTG ATCATCACGGGCCACCTAAGGTCAATTGCTGGAAAGAACCTATGAATCCCGCACAATGGAAAGAAGAACAT TTTGTGATTGTATCTTTGTCTGGTTGGGGCTTGCTTTTCTACGGTGGATACAAGCTCTTCACCGGAGGCAAGAAGAACAAAGAAGAG ACATTGGTTCAAGCGGCACAGTAA
- the LOC104218911 gene encoding uncharacterized protein — protein MDLDSRILEMKSTISSLEEEQRTTEGALEEKQGEIKMLQEKHIETKSDDSQVTLLSETLRQKEAEIEDLKHRLELSPLKVWSVSADDPSNPATNFTTEAAGHDGRRASEELHESIKREDQKNSAEDIDSSVNESAHTRNEEFTGHVDDTGKDGERFENANGKTGEEQSQQLKTSQGDIPGNSTISHINEGQRENANSYKNEKEPYLDKKRCTNDNASKETEDDRNQVQKQRNEFGVNDKGVMKLEMQENSTSRGTTKVTKDHIRKKRGKRRQTIVKRQADESGMHPESRGTASMRNRKFLKVKMGTERIERAGGSTLETMGHQTNKDMGVDVRKKPDEEVHGIEMTNKVQQVKDSEAQINNQKRTEQGVKLDTGKDRTQDVSTNHDDSPPGRTRSNPNNFADAEERTQVMNPDATQKTEEGQQRKVSNTETQLLQSSRGDSSISQEVKNQNPDETVQSEEITSTIREDTELGQAHNLPNSFEHATIVERGAKEDEDKEVDYYQVTEEEGDHSGGSQDARNQKSDNTAQPQRKTDSIREDREQKHVDNLHAKIANFKVDSDQDIEEQTDSTAGSAASLGEEGEDGDHNDKPEF, from the coding sequence ATGGATCTCGACAGTAGGATCTTGGAGATGAAGTCGACAATCTCTTCCCTTGAagaagaacaaagaacaacagaAGGTGCCCTTGAGGAAAAGCAGGGTGAAATTAAGATGCTTCAGGAAAAACACATCGAAACAAAGTCAGATGATTCCCAAGTTACATTACTTTCTGAAACCTTGAGACAGAAAGAGGCTGAAATTGAGGATTTAAAACACCGTCTGGAATTATCACCTCTAAAGGTCTGGTCAGTAAGTGCAGATGACCCATCAAATCCTGCAACAAATTTCACCACTGAGGCTGCTGGACATGATGGTAGAAGAGCAAGTGAAGAGTTGCATGAATCCATCAAAAGAGAAGATCAGAAAAATTCAGCAGAAGACATAGACAGCAGTGTCAATGAATCTGCCCATACGAGAAATGAGGAATTCACCGGGCATGTTGATGACACAGGAAAAGATGGAGAGAGATTTGAAAACGCAAACGGCAAAACTGGAGAAGAGCAGTCTCAGCAGCTGAAAACTTCTCAAGGAGATATTCCAGGAAACAGCACCATTTCTCACATTAATGAAGGACAAAGAGAGAATGCTAACAGTTATAAGAATGAGAAAGAACCTTATCTAGACAAGAAAAGGTGCACTAATGACAATGCATCTAAGGAAACTGAAGATGATAGAAATCAGGTGCAAAAGCAAAGGAATGAATTTGGAGTGAATGATAAAGGTGTGATGAAGTTAGAAATGCAAGAGAATTCAACAAGCAGAGGAACAACAAAAGTGACCAAGGACCACATAAGGAAAAAAAGAGGTAAGAGACGGCAAACAATTGTTAAGCGCCAGGCAGATGAAAGTGGCATGCATCCTGAAAGTCGTGGAACTGCAAGCATGAGAAACAGAAAATTCTTGAAAGTAAAAATGGGAACCGAAAGGATCGAGAGGGCTGGAGGCAGTACACTGGAAACAATGGGTCATCAGACAAACAAGGACATGGGCGTGGACGTGAGGAAAAAACCTGATGAGGAAGTTCATGGGATAGAAATGACCAATAAAGTTCAACAAGTTAAAGATTCAGAGGCACAAATCAATAACCAGAAAAGGACAGAACAAGGAGTAAAATTAGATACAGGAAAAGACAGAACGCAAGATGTTAGCACAAATCATGATGATAGTCCACCAGGTAGGACACGGTCAAACCCTAACAATTTTGCAGACGCAGAGGAAAGGACTCAAGTCATGAATCCTGATGCAACTCAGAAGACTGAGGAAGGGCAGCAAAGAAAAGTCAGTAACACAGAAACTCAGCTGCTCCAGAGTTCTAGAGGAGACAGTAGCATCTCACAAgaggtcaaaaatcaaaatccagATGAAACAGTACAATCAGAGGAAATAACCAGCACCATCAGAGAAGATACAGAGCTAGGGCAAGCTCACAATCTTCCAAATTCTTTTGAACATGCGACTATTGTTGAAAGGGGTGCCAAAGAAGATGAAGACAAAGAGGTTGACTATTATCAAGTAACAGAAGAAGAGGGAGATCATTCTGGAGGATCACAAGATGCCAGAAATCAAAAATCAGATAACACTGCACAACCACAACGAAAAACCGACTCTATCAGAGAAGATAGAGAACAAAAGCATGTGGACAATCTACATGCAAAAATTGCTAACTTTAAAGTTGACAGTGATCAGGACATAGAAGAACAGACAGACAGTACTGCTGGCTCTGCTGCCAGCTTGGGAGAGGAGGGAGAGGATGGAGACCACAACGACAAGCCTGAATTTTAG
- the LOC104218910 gene encoding QWRF motif-containing protein 3 — translation MKENDCENMGFDHSLTPKKPKSRKISSRYLSTTSNRSILDTENQSPQNIVPKPRSSTDCNKLKSLENSGLMGKLWPSSSSTVDTFANHLGNERQKDIEEHKNPMSLSKQKSCTEFSRFENEKEKRRSFFGGRYTRKLKFPGRFSTSSNLLEDYSDHIVPGRLSIDEDENSLGRRSNSARIRSDIGHDSESEYSDIGSNNSFDSPVIRRNLAPSYMAPTMSSRKAGIEVPSKYMQESSSKWSRRWSADSSVQKPVSSDTSPKLGLKFNNPIQRAGSLNSKISKWTLSPGRPNSPPVLMENKGTFMSNMKPPTSPSRAKKVGNFLSMGLELFKGKKFSSVAASPLRPGMTESVHRLRMLHNRLLQWRYVNTRADIVNQNISKHAEANLVYAWDGLIKLRQSVVQKKLQLQRQKLDMKLSSILHAQIKLLETWDSMERQHSSSVSKSIDGLQSAVCRVPLIEGATVEPQSSIIALQHASDVSSSIKLILSNFSSGAEKTAEVLKEMAEVAVQEKLLLEEFLELFKNISALENQERSLKCSIMQLGLQQEHYCKKEKDMVSA, via the exons ATGAAGGAGAACGACTGTGAAAACATGGGTTTTGATCATTCTTTGACGCCAAAAAAGCCAAAATCAAGAAAAATAAGTTCAAGATATCTCTCCACAACTTCAAATCGTTCCATTCTTGATACGGAAAATCAGTCTCCACAAAACATAGTGCCAAAACCAAGATCATCCACTGATTGTAATAAGCTTAAAAGCCTTGAGAATTCAGGATTAATGGGTAAACTTTGGCCATCTTCAAGTTCAACGGTCGACACATTTGCAAATCACTTAGGAAATGAGAGGCAAAAAGACATTGAAGAGCACAAAAATCCAATGTCTCTTAGTAAGCAAAAGAGTTGCACCGAGTTTAGTAGAtttgagaatgaaaaagaaaaacgtAGATCATTTTTTGGTGGTAGGTACACTAGAAAACTCAAATTTCCAGGTAGATTTTCAACTTCTTCAAATTTATTGGAAGATTATAGCGATCATATTGTCCCTGGAAGACTTTCTATCGATGAGGATGAGAACTCCCTTGGGCGAAGATCTAATTCTGCACGAATTAGATCAGATATAGGACATGATTCTGAATCTGAGTACAGTGACATTGGTTCAAACAACAGCTTTGATTCTCCTGTTATTCGGAGAAACTTAGCACCATCTTATATGGCACCAACAATGAGTTCAAGAAAGGCTGGAATTGAAGTTCCCTCAAAGTACATGCAAGAATCATCATCAAAATGGTCGCGAAGATGGAGTGCAGATTCCAGTGTTCAGAAGCCAGTTTCATCGGACACTTCTCCAAAATTAGGACTCAAATTCAATAATCCAATTCAAAGAGCTGGTTCACTTAACAGTAAAATTTCTAAGTGGACTCTGTCACCTGGAAGGCCAAACTCTCCTCCTGTATTGATGGAAAACAAAGGGACATTTATGTCAAATATGAAGCCTCCGACGAGTCCTTCTAGGGCGAAAAAAGTCGGGAATTTTCTTAGCATGGGGCTTGAATTGTTCAAAGGTAAGAAATTTTCTTCTGTTGCAGCATCTCCTCTTCGGCCAGGCATGACCGAGAGCGTTCATCGGCTAAGAATGCTTCATAATAGATTGCTGCAGTGGAGATATGTAAATACCAGAGCTGATATTGTCAATCAAAATATCAGTAAACACGCTGAG GCAAACTTAGTATATGCTTGGGATGGTCTAATAAAATTGAGACAATCTGTGGTACAAAAGAAGCTGCAGCTACAGAGGCAAAAGCTGGACATGAAATTGAGTTCTATTCTTCATGCTCAA ATTAAGTTACTAGAAACATGGGATTCTATGGAAAGGCAACACTCTTCATCAGTGTCAAAATCCATAGACGGTTTACAGTCTGCAGTTTGTAGGGTACCTCTTATTGAAGGAGCAACG GTGGAACCACAATCGTCTATTATTGCCCTTCAACATGCCTCAGATGTATCTTCATCAATCAAGTTAATACTATCCAATTTTTCATCAGGA GCTGAGAAAACTGCTGAAGTACTCAAGGAAATGGCAGAGGTAGCTGTACAAGAGAAGTTGCTGTTAGAAGAATTCTTGGAgcttttcaaaaatatttctgcACTTgag AATCAAGAAAGGAGTTTAAAATGCAGCATTATGCAATTAGGACTGCAACAAGAACATTACTGCAAAAAAGAGAAGGATATGGTATCTGCTTAA